In the Sulfolobales archaeon genome, GGGAGGGAGTCTCGGGCTATGAGGAGGAGATCATATCAGGTTTATCTGAAAGCATTCTCCAGAATATAGATGCTATACCGGTCTCTGCCGTAACATGGAGGGGGCTAGATAATCTATACGCACTTATCCAAAGAGTACTAGCTGGTGGAGAGGACTACTATACAGAGGAGGCAAGTCCGAGGCTATAGACTCTATTATATAGCTTATAGTTATTAGAGGATCATATGCTGGGTGTATGTATTGACCCTCACCACTAGGATCAAGGCTGTTGTGATTATTACAAGGCCCCATAATGTTCTTATAACCCTCTTAGGGGTTGTTCTAGGAGCTTTGATTGCTGAGCAGAACGCATATAGAGATCCTATTTGGCTCTTAATCTCATCAACGCCAGCCCTTATGATTGCTGCAGGAGGCTATATAGTTAATGACTACTATGACATAGAAATAGATAGGAAGAGCAAGCCCTGGAGACCTCTTGTGAGGGGAGATATATCTCCTCAGACGGCTCTCCAGCTATCTATATTGCTAATCGTATTGGGATGTGTCATTGCATTTCTATTGCTTGGGTTTATCATAGGTGTTTTCGCCTCATTTAATGCCCTAATCACATACCTCTATAGTTGGAGGTTAAAAAGGTTAGGATTGATAGGCAATATAGCTGTTTCTCTCTTGAGCGCGAACTCTATTCTATATGGTGGGCTTATATACATGCTTAGATCAGGGGTGATCGAGTCTCTACCACTCCTGCTAATACCATGGAGCTTCGCCATGGTTATGAGCCTTTCGAGGGAGATTGTAAAGGGTATAGAGGATATTGAGGGTGATAGGGCATATGGTATTAGGACAATAGCTGTTACGAGGGGATATAGATTTGCATCTATAATATCCACGCTTCTCCTAGCAATACTCCTAACAATAGTGGGTATACCATTCATCATAAAGCAATCCATAGTATATATAGCTCTAGCAACAACCTCAATAGCTATTTTCCTAGCATCAACAATCAGAATCGCGGCATCTAAAAACATCGGAGATGCTATTAAAAGGGCATCACTCTCCAGAAGCGTCTCCAAACTATCCCTCCTCCTAGGAACAATAGCCTTTATAACATGGGCCCTTACCTAGGATCAGCTATTCGTAGTAGCAAATAAATCTTACCTATTATCAATATATCTATTATTTTTCAACTCTTTTTAGGTGTATCTATGCTTGATAGGCATGAATACATGAGATAGATTGGCTCTGCTAAGAGGACTTTAGAATCTGTTTATGGTGATCTAGAAACGGGATAATAGTTAGAGATGATTATAATATAAAAGATCTTATACGTGAGACAACCTAATACTAAGCTTATATCTCACACCGTGTCACATTTCGGATCTCTATTTAAAGCTATCCAATTTATACTGCCTATCGCATTTCTAGATCACTTTATACTTAAAAACACCCCCTTAGAATATGAGATCTTTTTGCCTATATTACGGCTTTAATGTTTAATTTAATTTGTTTAATAGAATATTTCATTATATGCGAGGATACATCTATTTACTATGCTAAAGGAATTTCAGGTTCAATCGATTCTAGCGATGCTATGGTATTTCTCATGATCATTAGTCTTCGAAGAGTATCAGTTAATAGGAAAGTGGTGAAGATTTAATTCTATAGTCTATAGTGTTTAGCTAGGCCTCTATGGATTCAAGGCTATATACATCACCTGGCCATATTTCGATATATGGGCTTATATATATTGGGTTATCATCTTCATCTAAGATCTTTATTATAGCCTCTACAGATCCTTCCCTATGACCTAGAGGTATCATTGCAAGACCACTTCTAAATATAGCCTCTCTTATCTCTCCCTCAATAGCGATTAAAACTTTATAATTTTTAGGAACACCTGTTATTATTATAGATCTGCTAGGTATTGAATAGAGATACCTAGAGGATATTATTTCATAGTTCTCGCCCTTTCCACTCCACCCAAGCCTTATCTTTCCGAAAGGCCCTTCATTATAGTATTCTAATCTAATCTTATGGGGGCCCTCTAAAAGGTCTAGGGGGTCTGAAATAGAGAACCCGGTACCTCTGCTCTCCCATCTATCAATAACGATCTCGTTATCTATATATAGCCGTGCACCATCATCTACATCTAGAAAAAATCTATAGCTTCCAGCGTCTGTGACATATAGATATCCCTCCCATACGGCTGCGAATGAGTTTAGCGGCACCCCTGGTGCCGGGTCATCTATCCATATAAAATTGATCTCTGGATCTATTCTTTCAAATGTTAAACCCCTCTCTATAGTATCATCTGGTGTGCATCCATCACAGATCTTCCCATATAGCCCTAGTAACCCATCATGTCTTCCACTCTTTATCTTCACCAATATATTCTTCATATAACCCCTAAGGTAATGCTTTCCCTGAAATGCTTTAAAGTGATTACCCATAAGACTTAGATCATTAATCGATCCCTAAATAAGGAGGGGATCCTTCTCTAAGTAGTTGGACGTATATCTCTAACCGTTAGGGGGTTAAGGAATTCACACTTATAATCTAGATCTTCTATGGGATATCCACATTATTTTGTTTTAATTTCGATATTATTTCTTTCTTCGAGAGCTCCTGATCTAGCTCTAATGTTTGGGGGTTAAATGGGGGTTTTGTGAGTACTGGGATTATCGTGCCTCCCTCTAGCTCTACGAATAGCTGTGGTAGCCATGCGAAGCCGAATTCATCTTTATCTCCGTATTGGTTTGCGAATACATAGTCCTCTTCTATTATTTTAAGCTCTACATTTAATAGTGTTGAGAGCCACTTAGCTATCTCTACGAAGAACTTGTGTTGGGGTTGATAGGTAGCTGTGTCTAGTATTACTCTCTGTACCTTAACCATTACTTCTTCTCCCCCGCCCCGCCCTTTGAGATCTCAACTATATTGTTGCATTTTATATTCTTCATTACTTCATCCAGTTTTTCCAGTGGAACTACATATGTGTATAGATATCTCTTGGTTCTAGCCTTTAGCTTCCCAACATTCTTCTTCTTATCCCTCACAACCCTACATTCTATAGCCTTCTCAGCTACCTTCTTAAACTCCTCAAGATCTTTGAGGAATATTGGCAAAATCACCACCTATCAACTTAATGGGTGGAGGCTAATAAGAAAGATAGGAAATATATAGATGAGGATCGATGATCCTAGCTATCATAGATACAAGCGCCTTTCTACTATTCTTCGAAAAACTATTTGATGTCATAGAACATCTGGATGAGGATCTAAATGAGAAAGCTGTATGTGCTACCACAGACTCCGTTATAAGAGAACTCCATAGACATATAGTGGAAAAGGGTAGAGGAGACTATGCTATGAAATACATTGAGAAAATCTATGAGAAGTGCTATATATACACACTATCTGAGGACTATGAAAAGGAAGAGGCAGATCCAGATATAATAAGGCTAGCTAGCGTTGCAGATGGCTATATATTAACACTAGATAAGGATCTAAAGAGAGAAGCTAGGAAACACGGGATAAAGCTGATAATATATAGGGATAGCAAGAAAATGCTAGAAATAGAATAGAAATAACATTAGCGAGAAAGCATATTTAGAGGAATATATGTGTGTAGTAGCAATAGTGTTGATATTATTGCAGAAACCACCATTGATAGATCTAATATATTTATACGTAGAGCTAGGCTTATCTTTAAAGCATGCTCTCTAGATGATGCTATAGTGATTAAAAAAATGATTTCAGCTATAAGGAATAATATTCCCATATATGTTGAAACCCTAGCTATATAGATCGTTATAGGGGTGTAGATAGCAATAACATATACCATTAAAAACCCTCTCAAGCTAGACATCTTTCCATTTAGAAGCTTTAAAATATGCCTGTAGAGGAGAGAGAGCAGCAAGCTATATATGAGCCCCAACTCTCCACTTCCCATGAAAAACACACATTATCTTAAATAGCTATAGAAGTTAAATATATCTTAGCAATATACGTTCCATACCGAAAAATATCTATGCTTTCTAGAGCGAAGAGGTCTATAAATATACCTCTTGTCAGAGCGTTCTCCTCTCATGGTATTTCTAATTACTTCTAGATATTTTTAGTTCCGTGAGTGGGGTTAGCCCTTGGTGTGGGATCAATAGCTTCACCCGCAC is a window encoding:
- a CDS encoding PA14 domain-containing protein codes for the protein MKNILVKIKSGRHDGLLGLYGKICDGCTPDDTIERGLTFERIDPEINFIWIDDPAPGVPLNSFAAVWEGYLYVTDAGSYRFFLDVDDGARLYIDNEIVIDRWESRGTGFSISDPLDLLEGPHKIRLEYYNEGPFGKIRLGWSGKGENYEIISSRYLYSIPSRSIIITGVPKNYKVLIAIEGEIREAIFRSGLAMIPLGHREGSVEAIIKILDEDDNPIYISPYIEIWPGDVYSLESIEA
- a CDS encoding geranylgeranylglycerol-phosphate geranylgeranyltransferase, giving the protein MTLTTRIKAVVIITRPHNVLITLLGVVLGALIAEQNAYRDPIWLLISSTPALMIAAGGYIVNDYYDIEIDRKSKPWRPLVRGDISPQTALQLSILLIVLGCVIAFLLLGFIIGVFASFNALITYLYSWRLKRLGLIGNIAVSLLSANSILYGGLIYMLRSGVIESLPLLLIPWSFAMVMSLSREIVKGIEDIEGDRAYGIRTIAVTRGYRFASIISTLLLAILLTIVGIPFIIKQSIVYIALATTSIAIFLASTIRIAASKNIGDAIKRASLSRSVSKLSLLLGTIAFITWALT